One region of Leucoraja erinacea ecotype New England chromosome 10, Leri_hhj_1, whole genome shotgun sequence genomic DNA includes:
- the gclm gene encoding glutamate--cysteine ligase regulatory subunit, whose protein sequence is MSARSVQTEGGKQLFSQASAVSIHTGNIVNWSRLKKKCPTSPSEELQDCIRETLEKWSTQVNPELLKDPPATLECTITQDVDSISPEEREEVKVSAKLFLNDPGSSGIKDAVEKACSALEVSQLDSVILAPPPLADGASLSLAHLQPYWEELETLVRSQSIVAIGTSDLDKVLLEQLYQWAQVKPSSNQVNLASCCVMPPELTAFAKEYDIQLLTHSDPKELIPMLSFQEAVIASMQDNLAYEWITKWVLRYSVIVKSRGIIKSKGYFVYAKRIHY, encoded by the exons ATGTCGGCTCGTAGCGTGCAGACGGAGGGCGGCAAGCAGCTCTTCTCTCAGGCCTCGGCCGTCTCCATCCACACCGGGAACATCGTCAACTGGAGCCGCCTCAAAAAGAAGTGCCCGACCTCGCCGAGCGAGGAG TTGCAGGACTGTATCCGTGAGACTCTGGAGAAATGGAGCACCCAGGTCAACCCAGAGCTGCTGAAG GATCCACCTGCTACATTGGAATGTACCATAACGCAGGACGTAGACTCAATAAGCcctgaggagagggaggaggtgaaagtGTCAG CAAAACTTTTTCTCAATGATCCTGGCTCTTCGGGCATCAAGGATGCAGTGGAGAAAG CTTGTTCAGCACTTGAAGTATCACAGCTGGATTCTGTGATACTTGCCCCTCCTCCACTTGCAGATGGAGCTAGTCTTTCTCTTGCACACCTGCAACCATATTGGGAAGAGCTGGAAACTCTGGTTCGAAGTCAAAGCATTGTAGCAATCGGTACCTCAGATTTGGATAAAGTTCTTTTGGAGCAACTCTATCAGTGGGCTCAG GTGAAACCTAGCAGCAACCAGGTGAATTTAGCTTCCTGCTGTGTGATGCCACCAGAGCTCACTGCCTTTGCTAAAGAATATGACATACAGTTATTGACCCACAGTGACCCGAAAG AATTGATACCCATGTTAAGTTTTCAAGAGGCGGTGATTGCCAGCATGCAAGATAATCTGGCATATGAATGGATAACTAAGTGGGTACTACGATATTCAGTAATTGTTAAAAGCAGAGGAATTATTAAATCAAAGGGTTACTTTGTATATGCTAAAAGAATTCATTATTAA